A section of the Brassica oleracea var. oleracea cultivar TO1000 unplaced genomic scaffold, BOL UnpScaffold00920, whole genome shotgun sequence genome encodes:
- the LOC106320429 gene encoding uncharacterized protein LOC106320429: protein MMASTLSRLFSRSRPILLRRVSFRSCFPKHTLASSLGSVSEWMNINGYNGRGLVDLPRKHPLAAGAAKIPNDGSPYYNRQSLLHYQKLQQSTGPCSRPILLRRVSFRSCFPKHTLASSLGSVSEWMNINGYNGRGLVDLPRKHPLAAGLGRAVALQNFEKKLKSTRSNVPITKSEPAETRPLEQQEKTRMIHEKFKDDVGNHLEDFKSAIGGLEANHSELKGSIKKQRTSHQKLGIETNLNSGSRGCSVTLQQIMRMIHEKFEEDVGNHLEDFKSAIEGLEVGANQQKGIQVEKQLSGGVVAQLNLVSCQLLPPEER, encoded by the exons ATGATGGCATCTACGCTATCGCGGTTGTTCTCAAGATCTCGGCCTATCCTTCTCCGAAGAGTCTCGTTCCGCAGCTGTTTCCCAAAACATACCCTCGCCTCAAGTCTTGGATCAGTCTCGGAGTGGATGAATATAAACGGTTACAACGGCAGAGGACTTGTCGATCTTCCTAGAAAGCATCCCCTCGCCGCCGGCGCAGCTAAAATCCCTAACGACGGCTCTCCCTACTATAACCGCCAGTCTCTCCTCCACTACCAGAAGCTACAA CAGAGCACTGGCCCTTGTTCTCGGCCTATCCTTCTCCGAAGAGTCTCGTTCCGCAGCTGTTTCCCAAAACATACCCTCGCCTCAAGTCTTGGATCAGTCTCGGAGTGGATGAATATAAACGGTTACAACGGCAGAGGACTTGTCGATCTTCCTAGAAAACATCCCCTCGCCGCCGGCTTGGGAAG GGCTGTTGCGCTTCAAAACTTTGAGAAAAAGCTGAAATCTACGAGGAGTAACGTACCCATAACTAAGAGCGAGCCTGCTGAAACAAGACCACTAG AGCAACAAGAGAAAACGAGAATGATCCATGAAAAGTTTAAGGATGATGTCGGGAACCATCTTGAAGACTTCAAGAGTGCTATTGGAGGGCTTGAAGCAAACCACTCAGAGTTGAAAGGAAGCATTAAGAAACAAA GAACATCACACCAAAAGCTCGGTATCGAGACAAATCTCAACAGTGGATCAAGGGGATGCTCTGTAACGCTTCAACAGATTATGAGAATGATCCACGAGAAGTTTGAGGAAGATGTCGGGAACCATCTTGAAGACTTCAAGAGTGCTATTGAAGGGCTTGAAGTTGGAGCAAACCAGCAAA AGGGGATTCAGGTCGAGAAACAGCTAAGTGGGGGAGTGGTAGCTCAGCTAAATCTGGTGTCGTGTCAACTCCTTCCTCCAGAGGAAAGATGA
- the LOC106320430 gene encoding uncharacterized protein LOC106320430, with the protein MTNYEYSVGGRIWLVWRDDVCMTPVYKSDQLITCSVGLQGKDDFFYTGVYANNLAEERKELWEDLCHHQDSAMFRRKAWMIVGDFNEILDGEESSGFLENGRVSGGMREFQNVALHCNLSDMGYQGSMLGVTREKRDSYLGKEKLGELSKKAKEAHEFLCEKQKKTLDDPSASSIQEEAVAYERWLHTFHNAIRVRKAQNSIREIRCSNGSSVTKPKDIKEEAVRFFSEFLNKFPDNYTGATSEELEELLKFRCSEEDCSLLEAHVTAEEIRKVVFAMPSNKSLGPDGFPSEFFKITWPIVAQDFTIAVQSVFRFGFLPKGVNSTILALVPKKTDSLEMRDYRPIACCNVLYKVVSKNLANRLKLILPRVISECQSAFVKGRLLMDNVMLATEHIERRLSRRDSGSNRGPRKVYTLDKAVYINSFVLGSGEWRACRKIDKAVHERKFQFHPKSKNLSLTHLCFADDLMVFVEGTKESIEGALSVFDGFAKWSGLSISIEKSMVYMAGIQEDEKRRILGVIFDLAGERGFIALGIRKEATLEEAVLNLRRRRQHRSEVLREIEEALESVRSKIQSEKMDFLKFVEKTAPIAVYTSGKGSSAAGLTASVIRDSSTREFYLEGGAMVLADGGVVCIDEFDKMRPEDRVAIHEAMEQQTISIAKAGITTVLNSRTSVLAAANPPSGRYDDLKTAQDNIDLQTTILSRFDLIFIVKDIRKYSQDKEIASHIIRVHASADKVTDENTDSKEDNWLKRYIQYCRSRCHPRLTEAAAMKLQQQYVKIREDMKRRAHETGEAAPIPITVRQLEAIVRLSESLAKMRLSHDATEDDVGKAFKLFDTSTMDAARSGINQQINITSEMANEIKQAETQIKRRMGIGARLSERRLIEDLARMGMNDSMVRRALLIMHQRGEVEYQRERRSIVRKA; encoded by the exons ATGACTAACTATGAATACAGTGTGGGAGGGAGAATATGGCTAGTGTGGAGAGATGATGTTTGTATGACGCCAGTTTATAAATCTGATCAGCTTATAACTTGCTCTGTGGGGTTGCAAGGCAAGGATGATTTCTTTTATACTGGAGTTTATGCAAATAATTTGGCAGAGGAAAGGAAGGAACTATGGGAAGATCTTTGTCACCATCAAGATTCTGCTATGTTCCGTCGTAAAGCTTGGATGATTGtaggagattttaatgagattttgGATGGCGAGGAGAGTTCAGGGTTTCTGGAAAATGGTAGGGTATCAGGAGGTATGAGAGAGTTCCAAAATGTGGCTCTGCATTGCAACTTATCTGATATGGGTTATCAGGGCTCTATGCTTGGTGTAACAAGAGAGAAGAGGGATTCATAT CTTGGTAAAGAGAAGCTGGGAGAGCTCTCGAAGAAAGCAAAAGAAGCTCATGAGTTCCTCtgtgagaaacaaaagaagactCTTGATGATCCGAGTGCAAGTTCCATACAAGAGGAAGCAGTGGCTTATGAGCGTTGGCTTCAT ACGTTTCATAATGCCATCAGAGTTCGTAAGGCGCAAAACTCTATTCGAGAGATAAGATGTTCTAACGGGAGTTCGGTTACTAAGCCGAAGGATATTAAAGAAGAAGCAGTCCGGTTCTTTTCAGAGTTTCTCAATAAGTTTCCTGATAATTACACTGGTGCTACTTCAGAAGAATTAGAAGAGCTGCTAAAGTTTCGTTGTTCTGAAGAGGATTGTAGTTTGTTGGAGGCACATGTGACTGCTGAGGAGATACGTAAAGTGGTCTTTGCTATGCCATCTAACAAGTCGCTTGGCCCTGATGGCTTCCCAAGCGAGTTTTTCAAAATAACTTGGCCCATTGTTGCTCAAGATTTTACTATAGCTGTTCAATCTGTCTTCAGGTTTGGGTTTCTTCCCAAAGGAGTAAACTCCACAATCCTGGCACTTGTTCCAAAGAAGACAGACTCGCTAGAGATGAGAGATTACCGCCCTATAGCTTGCTGTAACGTACTCTATAAGgttgtttcaaaaaatttagcAAACAGACTCAAGTTGATCCTTCCCCGTGTCATCTCAGAGTGTCAGTCTGCTTTTGTGAAAGGAAGACTGTTGATGGATAATGTCATGTTAGCTACTGAGCATATCGAAAGGAGACTGTCTCGCCGAGAT TCTGGAAGCAATAGGGGTCCCAGAAAGGTTTATACATTGGATAAAGCTGTGTATATCAACTCCTTCGTTCTCGGTTCAGGTGAATGGCGAGCTTGCAGG AAGATTGATAAGGCAGTGCATGAGAGGaagtttcagtttcatcctaaGAGTAAAAATCTTTCTCTTACTCATCTATGTTTTGCCGACGATCTAATGGTGTTTGTAGAAGGAACGAAAGAGTCTATTGAGGGAGCATTGTCTGTGTTTGATGGTTTTGCCAAATGGTCGGGCCTGAGTATCAGTATTGAGAAGTCGATGGTTTATATGGCTGGTATTCAAGAGGACGAAAAGAGGagaattttg GGTGTGATATTTGATCTTGCGGGCGAGAGAGGGTTTATTGCTTTGGGTATAAGAAAGGAAGCCACTCTGGAGGAAGCGGTGCTGAATTTAAGACGGAGAAGACAACATAGATCAGAGGTTTTGCGAGAGATAGAGGAGGCTCTTGAATCTGTGAGAAGTAAGATTCAGAGTGAGAAGATGGAT TTTCTAAAATTTGTGGAGAAGACGGCTCCCATTGCGGTTTACACATCTGGAAAGGGTTCATCAGCTGCTGGACTCACTGCTTCTGTGATTAGAGATAGCAGCACA CGCGAGTTCTATCTTGAAGGTGGGGCTATGGTTTTGGCTGATGGAGGGGTTGTGTGTATCGATGAATTTGACAAGATGAGGCCGGAAGATAG AGTTGCTATTCATGAAGCAATGGAGCAGCAGACCATCTCCATTGCTAAAGCTGGGATAACAACTGTCCTAAACTCTAGAACCTCGGTTCTTGCAGCTGCTAACCCTCCCTCTGGTCGATATGATGATCTTAAG ACTGCACAAGACAACATTGACTTGCAGACGACAATTCTTTCTAGATTTGATCTTATCTTCATTGTCAAGGACATCAGGAAGTATTCCCAAGACAAG GAAATAGCCAGCCATATTATAAGGGTTCATGCATCTGCAGACAAAGTTACAGATGAAAACACAGATTCTAAGGAAGATAATTGGCTCAAGAG ATATATACAATACTGTCGATCAAGATGTCATCCTCGTCTCACAGAAGCCGCAGCTATGAAGCTGCAGCAGCAATATGTCAAGATCAGAGAGGATATGAAGAGACGTGCACATGAAACAGGAGAGGCTGCCCCAATACCTATCACAGTCAGACAACTCGAAGCTATTGTCAGACTGAGCGAGTCGCTTGCAAAAATGAGACT GTCACACGACGCCACAGAAGATGATGTAGGCAAAGCTTTTAAGCTTTTCGATACCTCAACAATGGATGCAGCAAGGTCAGGGATAAATCAACAGATTAACATAACGAGCGAGATGGCCAACGAGATAAAG CAAGCGGAAACACAGATCAAGAGAAGAATGGGGATTGGAGCAAGGTTATCAGAGAGAAGACTTATCGAGGATTTGGCTAGAATGGGAATGAACGATTCAATG GTGAGGAGGGCTCTGTTGATAATGCATCAGAGAGGTGAAGTTGAGTACCAGCGAGAGAGACGTTCCATTGTCCGCAAagcttga